DNA from Arthrobacter sp. SLBN-112:
GGTCGTCGTCGGCCGTTCTGCCGAAAAGACCCGCACCCTGGCGGGGGATATCGGCGCGGACCACTATCTGGCTGACTTCGCTGATCTGGCCCAGGTGCGCGAACTCGCCGCCAAACTCGAGGAAAAGTACCCCCGCATCGATGTGCTGGCCAACAACGCCGGCGGAATCATGGGCAAACGCACGCTCACGGTGGACGGCAACGAGGCCACCTTCCAGATCAACCACCTGGCGCCGTTCCTGCTGACCACCCTGCTCATGGACACGCTGACCAGCAGCAATGCCAAGGTGATCAACACCTCCAGCGCCGCCAACAACTTCGGCAAGCTGGACCTGTTCGACCTCACCGCCGAGCACGGGTACCGCACCAACCGCGCCTACGGCACCGGCAAGCTCGCCAACATCCTCTTCACCTCGGAGCTGCACCGCCGCTTCCATGACGAGGGCATCACGACGGCGGCATTCCACCCGGGTGTGGTCCGCACCAACTTCGCGGCGGACTCCACCAGCCCGTTCCGGCACGCGTACACCACCTTGCTGAACCGCTTCATGCTCAGCCCGGACCAGGGCGCCGACACCATGCTCTGGCTCATCAACGGCACCCCCGGCACCGACTGGATTTCCGGCGCCTACTACGCCAAGCGCGCCCTGGCCAAGGCCAACCCGCAGGCGTACGACGCCGAGCTGGCGCGCGGCCTGTGGGAAAAGAGCGAAGAGCTGGTCAAGGCCTTCGTCTAGGGCTACCTCTCGCAGGCCAGCCCATCGTGGTCCGCGTCCAGGCCGTAGATGTCCCGGCCAATGACCTGGATGGGACCGCTGACGTACGCCGGGCCGTTTCCGCTTCCGCCGGCGCAGTCCACGTCGGAGGCGATGGGAACGCGGCCTGAATAGTTCGGGTCGCAGCCCGGATTGGTTCCCGGCACTGCAGGCGCAACGGGGGCGGGAGGTGCAGCCGCCTTTGCGGCCGCTTCGGCCGCTGCCTTGGCCGCGGCTGCCTGTGCCGCCGCCGCTTCCTGGGCGGCCTTCGCGTCGGCGGCTTGCCGGGCAGCGGCCTCTGCCGCGGCTGCGTCAGCGGCAGCTTTGTCGGCCGCGGCCTTGTCGGCTGCCGCCTTATCTGCGGCTGCCTTGTCAGCTGCGGCCTTTTCCGCGGCCGCCTTCGCTGCAGCTGCGGCTGCCAGCTTCTCGGTGACCCGCTTGGATTGCGCGGCGTCCAGCCACACCAGCCTGCCGGATTCGTCTTTGGTGCAGACATAGGTGGTGCCGGCGGAAACCTGCTGCCCGTTCACTGCGGTGCAGGGCATATCGGCAATGGGTTTTGGCGTGGGTGTTGCGGTGGCAGTTTCGCTGGCGGGGCCGGCAGCGGCGGTCAGTGAGGCCTGGGGTCCGCCGCAACCTGCAAGCAAGAGCACGACGGCGGCAGCGGCCCCGGCGGTCAGCGCTTTGTTGGAGCCCTTCCGCCAGGCAGATCCGGCGGCCGGGGTGTCTTGCTGACGATAGCTACGGGGCGCGGAAGGACTGTGAATTTCAGGCATGGTTCCCCCAAGTGCATGTGCTGGATGCGGAGTGCACGGCCAGCGTAGCTACGCCCGCTGGGCCGGAACGGTTTAAGCGCAAATCTTGACGCATTCCTGAGCCAACCCTGCAGAATTCCGGCCGTGCCGCGGTCAACCCTGACGCGCCAGCACCTCGCCGATCACCCGCGCACCCTCCGGGTAGGCGCCCGGATTCGGGCCCGAGTAATTAAGCCGGATGAAGGCGCCGGCGGGTTCGGCCGGGAACCACTCCGTACCGGCGGCGATGATCACCCCCGCGTCCTCGCAGTCACGGACCAGACGCGGCAGGTCCGTGGCGTCCGGCAGGCGCAGCCACAGGTTCAGTCCGCCCTTGGGGAGGTTGTCGATGTGCGCCTGGGGAATGTGGTCACGGACGCTGGTGGCCAGCAGGTCGCGGCGTGACTGGAGCTGCTGGCGGAGGCTTCGCAGGTGCGTCTGCCACCCCGGCTGCGTCACCACGTCCAGCGCGGCGGCCTGCAGGAGCCCGCTCACGTACATCGACTCGGCGGCCCGCTGGCCCAGGATGCGTTCCCGCGCCGGTCCGCGGACAACCACCGCGGCAATCCGGATGGCGGTGGAAACGCTCTTGGTGAGGGACCTGATGTACACCACGTGCCCGGAGTCGTCGCGGGTTGCCAGCGGAACAGGATCCGAGGTGATGCCGAAATCGTGGGCCCAGTCGTCCTCCACCAGGAACGCGCCATGCCGGCGGGCCACGTCCAGGATCTCGCCGCCACGGCCTGCTGCCCACTGCGCCCCGGTGGGATTGGAATAGTTGGGCTGCACGTAGAACGCCCGGGCCCCGGTCTCGGCAAAGGCGCGGTCCACGTCCGCGGGGTCAGGCCCGTCCGGACCGGTGGGCACCGGAACCACCCGTACCCCGGTCTGCGCAGCGGCAAGGATGGCGCCCCAGTACGACGGCGATTCCATGAGCAGCGGCTGTCCCGCACCCACCAGCGCACGGAAGATGGAGCTGAGGCCGCTCTGGCTTCCCGGCAGCACCACCACATCGTTCGGGGTGGGAGGCGTGATGCCCACCGGAGTGGCCAGTCCCAGTTCCTGCGCGAACCATTGC
Protein-coding regions in this window:
- a CDS encoding SDR family NAD(P)-dependent oxidoreductase, translated to MTPRTIVITGASDGIGAAAARTLAKAGEQVVVVGRSAEKTRTLAGDIGADHYLADFADLAQVRELAAKLEEKYPRIDVLANNAGGIMGKRTLTVDGNEATFQINHLAPFLLTTLLMDTLTSSNAKVINTSSAANNFGKLDLFDLTAEHGYRTNRAYGTGKLANILFTSELHRRFHDEGITTAAFHPGVVRTNFAADSTSPFRHAYTTLLNRFMLSPDQGADTMLWLINGTPGTDWISGAYYAKRALAKANPQAYDAELARGLWEKSEELVKAFV
- a CDS encoding aminotransferase-like domain-containing protein, translated to MNNDSSARIVAALRQWIAGAAPGAQLPSTRQLVAEHQASPVTVQKALQALTAQGLVESRPGVGTFVRAVRTARPSDYGWQTAALRSPSSPLPSSSGTMRNVPGDAIWFHSGYPDRELLPERLVRGALTRAARGDAALSRPPAAGMPELQQWFAQELGLATPVGITPPTPNDVVVLPGSQSGLSSIFRALVGAGQPLLMESPSYWGAILAAAQTGVRVVPVPTGPDGPDPADVDRAFAETGARAFYVQPNYSNPTGAQWAAGRGGEILDVARRHGAFLVEDDWAHDFGITSDPVPLATRDDSGHVVYIRSLTKSVSTAIRIAAVVVRGPARERILGQRAAESMYVSGLLQAAALDVVTQPGWQTHLRSLRQQLQSRRDLLATSVRDHIPQAHIDNLPKGGLNLWLRLPDATDLPRLVRDCEDAGVIIAAGTEWFPAEPAGAFIRLNYSGPNPGAYPEGARVIGEVLARQG